The segment CCCGGCGGGTTAATCAGGTCGCTGCCGGACTGTTGGCTGTTGGCATAAAATCGGGTGATCGGATAGGCATCCTGTCGGAAAACCGGCCGGAGTGGGCATTTGCCGATCTGGGGATTCTTTCCTGCGGGGCTCTTGATGTCCCGGTCTATCCCACCAACCGGCCGACTCAGTTGGCCTATTTGATGAACAATTCAGAGGCCGTGCTTCTCTTTGTCTCTTCTGCAGAACAGCTGCAGAAGGCCCTTGAGGCAAAGCCCTCCTGCCCGGCGCTGAGCACTATTGTGGTTTTTGATGATATTGACCAGGCCTTGTTGGCCAGTGATGGGGTGGTTAGCCTGGCCGCCTTCGAGGCTGAAGGGATTGCCTGGCTGCAGGATAATCCCGGCCGGTTGGAAGAGGCACGCAGTCGTATAGATGAGAATGATCTGGCAACGATCATGTATACTTCAGGAACCACCGGCGATCCTAAAGGTGTCATGCTGACCCACCGGAATTTTTACAGCAATTGTGTCGGCGCGGCGGCCATGGTTGAAGTGAACCATGATGATATTGCCCTGTCGCATCTGCCGCTTAGCCATGTGCTGGAGCGAATGGCAGGCTATTACCTGATGATCTATGCCGGGGCAACCATCGCCTATGCTGAAGCCATTGATACCGTGCCCTTGAATATGGCTGAAGTGGCACCGACGATCATGATCAGTGTTCCCCGGCTGTTTGAAAAGATCTATGGTAAAATCTACGATGCTGCCTTGCACAGCTCAGGACTGAAAAAACGCCTGATGTTCTGGGCTTTTGGGGTTGCCACCCAGGTTGCCGCCTGCCATGATGAGCACCGGCAGCCGGGAGCAATGCTGGCCTTGCAATACAAGCTGGCCACAAAGTTGATTTTCAGTAAGATGGGGGAAAAACTTGG is part of the Candidatus Anaeroferrophillus wilburensis genome and harbors:
- a CDS encoding long-chain fatty acid--CoA ligase, encoding MNLVQMFFDRVNRYGDDRAMMVKKAGQYSTISWNEWARRVNQVAAGLLAVGIKSGDRIGILSENRPEWAFADLGILSCGALDVPVYPTNRPTQLAYLMNNSEAVLLFVSSAEQLQKALEAKPSCPALSTIVVFDDIDQALLASDGVVSLAAFEAEGIAWLQDNPGRLEEARSRIDENDLATIMYTSGTTGDPKGVMLTHRNFYSNCVGAAAMVEVNHDDIALSHLPLSHVLERMAGYYLMIYAGATIAYAEAIDTVPLNMAEVAPTIMISVPRLFEKIYGKIYDAALHSSGLKKRLMFWAFGVATQVAACHDEHRQPGAMLALQYKLATKLIFSKMGEKLGGRIRFFVSGGAPLPRKIAEFFYAVGYYILEGYGLTETSPVLTVNTPEALKFGTVGRVIPEVQVKIADDGEILAKGPNITQGYYKNPEATKEVFVDGWFCTGDVGELDDEGFLRITDRKKDLIVTAGGKNIAPQHLENLLKMDKYISDVMLHGDQRKFISALVVPNYEKLEEYALKHDILYTDVRGLLEDPEILRMIERRIAKVHQENDIPGYEQVKKFIVLGSDFSMDMEEVTPTLKLRRKVVTSKFQQQLDALYED